One Spea bombifrons isolate aSpeBom1 chromosome 1, aSpeBom1.2.pri, whole genome shotgun sequence DNA window includes the following coding sequences:
- the LOC128483546 gene encoding izumo sperm-egg fusion protein 1-like: MFYHILFYFLVVFDPKALCCLRCDKESDKRLRNLRGFLADQYEDLQEYAKTNAHLTRLFEAALEPFSNRKIDKIAILQMAGEFKKTVDSIENSGVLGHLLVRTLDVRFEKLKTKFGDILAQFLSERFCPNTIGSNTCGLMEQTLIDCESCDPEKLSCIGGHGQCKEKVTKCPLCICSQENNKCQDIQKGKSCTPCEGYTSCLNEVLHCGVRQTEVVQDEDLMFDCHLPWHAKVEETLEYVFKRVGQTRSKILKVTEDPLLMKKNMYYSDAGNYSCTAQLKSSIPVSTILYDVKVVPRQGGEQHRTRPTLPPITHIVAPPAPVYASKEDHLILAAIITASVCGALIIIIIACLCVRKLRKRRPEEVA; the protein is encoded by the coding sequence ATGTTTTAccatattctattctatttccTTGTGGTCTTTGACCCTAAAGCTTTGTGCTGTCTGAGATGTGACAAGGAATCAGACAAAAGGCTAAGAAATCTCAGAGGTTTTTTGGCTGACCAATATGAGGATTTGCAAGAATATGCAAAGACTAATGCTCACTTGACAAGGCTGTTCGAGGCTGCACTGGAACCTTTCTCTAACcgtaaaatagataaaattgcTATTTTACAAATGGCTGGAGAATTCAAAAAGACCGTGGATTCGATTGAGAACTCGGGCGTTCTAGGCCACCTGCTTGTCCGTACGCTGGATGTCAGATTTGAAAAACTAAAGACAAAATTCGGTGACATTTTAGCACAGTTTTTGTCAGAAAGGTTCTGCCCTAACACCATCGGCAGTAACACATGTGGGCTTATGGAGCAAACCCTAATAGACTGTGAAAGCTGTGACCCAGAAAAACTATCGTGCATAGGAGGTCATGGCCAGTGCAAAGAAAAGGTTACCAAGTGCCCGTTATGTATATGTTCTCAAGAAAATAACAAGTGTCAAGATATACAAAAAGGCAAATCTTGCACGCCTTGCGAAGGGTACACATCATGCTTGAATGAGGTGTTGCATTGTGGAGTGCGACAGACAGAAGTTGTTCAAGATGAAGACCTGATGTTTGACTGCCATTTACCTTGGCATGCAAAAGTGGAGGAAACGCTTGAGTATGTTTTTAAGAGGGTTGGACAGACCAGAAGCAAAATCCTGAAAGTCACAGAAGACCCCTTGCTGATGAAAAAGAACATGTACTACAGTGATGCCGGGAACTATTCATGCACAGCACAATTAAAGAGCAGCATTCCCGTCAGCACCATACTGTATGACGTAAAAGTTGTACCGAGGCAGGGAGGAGAACAGCACAGGACTCGTCCAACACTCCCACCCATAACACACATCGTGGCGCCCCCCGCTCCAGTTTATGCTAGCAAAGAGGACCACCTTATACTTGCTGCTATAATTACTGCGAGTGTTTGCGGCGCtttgattataataataatcgcCTGTTTGTGTGTCAGAAAACTGAGAAAGAGAAGACCAGAGGAAGTCGCATGA